GATGATTACACCGCATGACTTCTTGAGGAGTCGATCGGTCTTCAGATATTGGGCACGGCCGGGACAGTCAAGATGGAGGGTGCCGAGCATGTTtgatactttttaaaacacattgtCATTTGTCTCTCTTCCTCAACAATAAATAGCAATATTCGATCGACTCTAAATAACTGCTAACTGATGTAATCGTCTGTGTAGCGGTGCAGAGGACAAGCACGGTTACATCTGGGATCGGCACTACAACATCTGCCTGGCTCGCCTGAAACACGACGACGTGGTCAACTCTGTGGCCTTCAGCCCAGCAGACCAGGAGCTGCTGCTGTCTGCCAGCGACGACTCCACCATCAAAGTGTGGCGCTCGCCGCGCATGGTGCGCCTCGCCGAGGCACCGCAGCGCCCCCCTCGGGCTCAGAAACTGCTCTCCTCTTTGCTCGGCCGCAGGAGTGCTAATCTGAACGGTAAACCGTGACGAGAGAAAGACGCTCCGTGAGCAGAGAGACACGTGAGGTCAGGAAGGCGAGGGTCTCCGTACGTGCAGTCTTCTGTGGGCCTTTTTGCACAATGTGCCGTGACCAACAGATAGCCGGAACATGAGAAGCAACAAAAGAAAACTGCCTCTTTGGAACTCTATACTGGTGAAAGATCGCTGATGCGCAAGAAAACACAGGAGACGTTCATTAAGAAGACGTGTGACTTCAAGAAGAAAGATACTAAGGTCACATTCACATATAAATGTCacgtgtttttatttgaaagccCATTTAACCCTGTGGTGATGAACGAAGCACGTCTGCACGTTTGTACTTTGTtggcaccttttttttttaagtagatgTTATACAAGCAATCTGATGATCAGAAAAATGGTGTTTAAATCCTAACAGAGAAAAATCTATGTTCTGCTACACCTTTACAACACAGATATATGCATCACTGATATTTCATCCCTGTTCCAGTTTTATGTAGGAGAAGTAAGTTTGATTTAACTTCATTTCGTTGACTCCTGAGCTGCCCTATATAGCCTTTATCATTGAAATCGGTTGTATCCATTGTGCATATGGATTGTGTCATAGAGGTTACACTATATATCACACtatattgaaaatgtaaaaattccaAAGAAATTCAAAGCCTTCGTGTTGAACTTTTGTTTATACAAGCAGTCGGTTTTAACAATGCTGCACCTCCGTCATGGTGACGTATttattgtatgtgtatttatctaCTAAGACGTTTCGAGAGGATTTGTTTAGGTTGGatcattaaaactacaaaaccaTTTCATTTCCCGTTACAGGTAGGTGAGGCTTGTGACTACACCGTTGAGATACTATGCAGCATTTCATATCAACAAGCATGCTTACCTCACCTGCAGCACTTTACCTTTCTGTGCTTTACCAGCATTAAATATTCAGCAAAGGTGCTCAGACGTCATGAAAAAGTGACCCCTAAACCCCCATCATGCCTCACAGAGATGGTCTACAGCCGTAATGTTAATATCCATGACGATACATATgactttttgttaatttatttacatcCAGTGATTTCGACCGGATCTCCTTGTAATGATGTAGTTTCTAATGGCCCTGACTCCCTGTGTGACGTTTGCTCGTGCTCGTGCGTCTGGTTTTGACATCCGTAGATTTTGTACTGTGGAATGTATACTTTCTTTGGCccattaaactttttttttcttttaccagaTGAGATgtgaattttgtatttttactaaaGGACTGGATAAAATAGAACTCCTTAGAGAAGAAATTGCGTTTAttgatgttacaaaataaaatagaattgtaCACTAATAGATTGCCCTTATATATGACTTGGACTTGTATATGAATTAtgaacataattaaatattttgtgattaAAATGCGATGCAATAAAGGGTAGATTAATATCGCTACAAACACTAGATGAAATCCAAATCAACAAGTGATAGCtaaataatataacacattcattttgAAAGGACACATACCagatcatcaaaaaaaaaaacatgtttccaACACTAACAAGGATTATTATCTATGCACCAGCAGGACCCCTAACCTCGCTTGCTGtgataatacagaaaaaaatggtggTCCTTTTAGAAGGAtttgtggtggatcttattctTCTATTCATTAAACGCTCAAGTGGGCTCATTTATCATCATCAGGTTTGATTCTAGAGTGCGTGTAGTCTCCTGCTAAGGTTTCTAATTGCtgaaataaccatttttatAGCCTCGTGCACATGCTGTATCAAAGGGCTTATTTAGAAGAGCAAGCAGTTACTAGTTCCTATAGGCTGAACGATTCTCACAGCTTTTATAACAGGTACTCTATTATTAAGCTAGTCAAGTTAGTCGACTAAAAACAGCAGACCAGTAACTTACATGTAGCTATTTATATGCTTACACTATACTTCCAGCAAAAGatgcatttagttatttaacGGCATGAAAAATGATACCACAAGTAGAGTATATGCATAAAACAGACGAaccttaaagggttactccagcCCAAAAGTATTCACTTACGTCCATGTGGTTCCAAACCCCTGAAAGCTTTGTAGGTCTTCTGAACATAATTAAAGATCCTCTGGATGAATAATGGGAGGCTAGTGACTGtgccattgactgccaaacaaccGCCACGGTCAAGGTGTAGAACAGTGTGAAAGACATCGTCTGAATgcttcatctgccatcagtggtttgTAAGCTATAAGAACTACTTTACTTGGCGATTGAACACATAACATCACTGTAAAACCATTTTGGGCCTCGTCCTGTGTACACAGTTCTGTGTATGTAATGGAAAGATCCGTTTTGTATGTTGTACAGTGTGTACAAACAGCATCTtttattctcatagcttcataacgTTGAGGCTGAGCGACTGATTCAACGACGTCTTCCGTACTTTTCTGCACACTGACAGTCGGGACAGTTCGGCGGTCAATAGGACAGTTACAAGCCTCCTGCTTTTCATCGGAAATATCTTAACTTGTGccctgaagatgaacaaagcttttatgggttgggaatcacatttttattttgtggtgaaGTAATCCTTTAAGGTCACGGAACATATAAGTCATTTCTGTATCGCATACAATACTACAGGTAGGTAtaggtaaaatattaaaatatgtgtactcatgtatattatataaatacgtattataataaataattattttgttttaaatattgaattatatcAAACTAGTGCAATTGTTGGTATGGAAGTCTGTTTTAGCAAATCCACTCCATACGTGcacataataatattactataactcaatttatttcttaaaatcaatatagaaatattattttattatcatttatattatcgTTTATATTATACGTGTTATTTGTTTGGCTTCCGCAGCtgagatataataataataacaacaataatatcaTCAATTATTACTAGGAGTAATTCCAGGTCTTTATAAGCCAGTGAGGTCGACTATGGCTTTAATAAATATGGTGTCATCTCTCAGATATGAGCTTTTGCCTGCCAGCTTGGCCAGAGGACAGAAGAGAGGACAACCGCTGGCTATGTTCATCTCACTGATGGGTCTCTGGAAGGATGTGGAGCTCACGTCAGGCCTGAAGGCATCAATGATGTGCTCTCGGTTGTTCTGGTCCAACAGCATCAGTGTCACCTGCAAGGAAGGAACAGGAGAGAATACAGGAGAGCCTAattaaaaaaccccaaaaaactccACTCATACAAAGTGGAGAGTGCAACAGGATATAAAAGATACAACACAAATGGTACTTTAGCGTCACTAAATAAAAGGTGAAACATTTGATCGGCTCATTTACCTTCTGGCTAAAGGGCCACTTCAGCAGTGCATCGTATTTGCCCCTCATGACCacaaaaaacagagaaagatgAGTGCCCCGGCCTGTGCCGTCACCGTTCAGGTAGAGTCTCAGACACATCTTATAGCCATATTTACTGGAGTAGAACgctgggaaaacaaaaaaagaagaaatcattCCCAGCGACTCAAAGACTGCTTCCCCtcttattcatttcttttaatgaacagattgcactaaactaaaatggtttacgtggttaaaaaaataatctatgtaatgatataatacaaaaattaaataaaacctagatcattttatttaaattatataattgaaatgatttaattacTATAATTGCACAAGTGTGTGTTTAAACACTATGACACACAAAGACCATGATCAGTAATATTCTCAAAAATCTactaacaataatattataaaataaatattaaaatgtcctttatttttgatggcaaagttgaatttGCAGCAGctattactccggtcttcagcaTCAGAAGAGCCTTTAGGAATTATTCTAGTAACAATCATATTATTAGCAATGCTGAAATAAACGCTTACTCACAACATTATAAATCTTTTTCTATTTCTTCCAAAATAATCCCCCAACTTTTTCAGACGACAGTAAGCagaatgcagtgtttttttagtAAGTGTCAGATTGAGACTAGCGAGCAGATCTAAAGGGAAGATCCAACCGTCATAAAAGGAATAGAGCTCTTTACATAAGATTGAAAAAAGTCAGGGTATTTTACCACAAAGGGTCAAGGTCCTCAAAACGAAACCAGACAACTTGTACTTTTAACTTACAATATGCAAAGTATTTTGTATTGATCCTAGAACACTCCCAGTACAGCATGATAAAAAAgtgttgaaaataattatattattctaGCGAATATtcccataaaaataaataacacagaaatattaaaataccaataataaacagaatagaCTAAATGCAGGCAATGTCATTTGATTTGATCGCAGCCTTACCAGGTGAGAACATGGCAGGTGCCCGGCCGCCCACAGCGTCTTGTCTGCGACGTGAGAAGTCTGCTATTTTCCAAATGAAAACTCCATCGTATGTGCAAAACTGAAGCTCCCGCAAGGACTGCTCCGACTCTGCTAACTGAAGATCTCGCATTGTTAAAGTCCGTTCAAGCTGACGCACCTTTAAGAGTCACCCAACACAAACCAGACACACGTGGTTCAGAGACTGCAATGTTGTTCTAATAATAGAATGAAACGctaacatttaaacatacatacatacatacatatatatatatatatatatacatacacacactggtATCAGGAATTGTTCTGTGGTTCAGTGGTATCTATGGTTCTATAGTAATAATCATAGACCATATAATAATCCAAGTAATCCAGTCCATCAATCAACAGCTCTGTATCTGTAATAAACTTTGAATGattgcttccagctaaaatagTATGTTCTAcccatattattatttttattgtaaacaagTTCTACAAGCCCAAAAAAGTTCTAAAGAAGTATGTCTGTGGATTTTAAGCTAAAACAGGGaatttgtttcagttttgttcCGAACACTACTTGGTTTCACGTGAGATTATTTGGTGCTAGAGGAGGGATaataactgactgactggaTTACCTGTGATTGACTCTTATTCTGAGGATACTCAACAATTGTTTGATTAAACTCAATAAATCAACTGATCAGCTATCAGAAAGTGTTGGATGGTCTCATGTGAATGAAGACTCGAGACAGAGACAGCAGAGGCTCTTCTGCTGGAGGATGAAGAAACGCTTGTTTCTTAAGAAACAGCCAAACGGAAGCTAATCTTGtagctttttttataatacaaactGACTTTAAATGCTATTAGATCAGAAGGATGGATCACCCAAAGATAAAAACACTGCCATCTTTTACACACCACGATgcttttccaaacctgtatgacctgtatcctgtcaaaataaagtatagcGGGGTATAAAGGGTATAATCTAGTAGctttttaactgtaaaagtTTCATAGTAGTACCCATAGGCAGAGTGGAGGGAGTGGATTTTATTCGGCGTTTGTTTTAgaaaattcacaataaaaagcTTGGAGCTTTGACAGATGCAGACACGTTAAATATGAGATGCAAAAGATGCAATGTTTGTATGAGTATGTGCAGTGAGTTGTGGTAGGAACATTTGATGGGTAGGAAAAAATTTGAGACAGAAGAATCAGAAACTAGCTCTGATCAGCGATGTCTCAGCTCAGATCTTTCCACACTGAACAATAGAAAATACTTTGACTGAAATTTTTTGAGGAGAAGATCAGAAGTCAGAAAAAGGTGGATTCTTCTACATTATGTAAGAAACTCTGTATAGCTAACCAgtctttttgtaaatgtattttatatgaatcaaaaaatatataggctCAAAGTAGAAAATATGGTATATACCGTGTATACAAACTCAGCCTATGGTAGTACCTTAAAGATAAATGTTATTAATCTAAAGCACTGATATACACCTTTTAGGTAGATTTGTTGCACATTTATCTAACAGTgaagtttgattttatttttgggttcattttaaaataaactattttaagtgAAGATTTTAGtgaatgttaaatgtattaaagtttCAGAAGTCATATAAACCACGTATCACTGTACTGTAGActgctttttgtcatttcttgATATCTGCCACCCTTTTGAAGAGGAAAAGCAAATATGATTTGGTACAACCGGGGAAGAGTAAAAACTGACAGACGAATTTGTGTAAACCATCCCCTGAAGAACTTTTTTTACACCAGCATAtcgtagtaataataataataatactacaagATCGGTCAATACGTCATAATGTGTTACCTGCAAGGAGAGAGCCTCGCATCATGCTCTGATAAACAGCAGAGCATCAAAACCATCTCTGCTGTCCGAAAGAAAAAATAAGTCCTATAATACCAATTTAGCGAGCGTTTAATCTGAACGATTTAAGCGTAtcattttctctgtgtgtgcgaGTGTAGTTACCTTGTTTGACAAGTTCTCTATCTTCTCCTGGTCTAGTCGATGTTGACGGGACAGTGCCTCCAGGGTGAGGGCCGAGCGCTCCACCTCTCTGTTCAGCACACACACTATGTTCTCCAACGCCGTGACTTTCTGCTGCACACCAGGACTGCCTCCTCTCCCTGCATGATGGCCGGCAGCGTGAGCCCCGGCTGGAGATGCATCCTCAGGTCCGCGGTACAATCCCAGTCCAGAATCTTCCTGCCACTCTCCGGCGCCCTCGGCCCGCAGGCGCACAGAGGACAGCACAGCTAGCATGAGACGCAGATGATCCGTCATGCTGGTCTGCTCATGCTCCTGCTGCTTACCATTGTCAACCTAGAAACAATAgttatattaatactattattaaaaagggttacatcaaattattattcatttgctgAAAAAAGTCCT
This genomic interval from Puntigrus tetrazona isolate hp1 chromosome 5, ASM1883169v1, whole genome shotgun sequence contains the following:
- the traf2b gene encoding TNF receptor-associated factor 2 isoform X2; its protein translation is MDNAACHRGVIYSVVSMMTHTRTGLTRSLTVRSNPQYLMISTSSTVGKWKAMARSLPSSLDSTLPGISREVLSVSMEPKYQCQQCKEILRKPFQAQCGHRFCVFCFKQLTSSGPTPCEACRAEGIFEETTSMLNITVAFPDNAARREIDSLPAKCPNDGCSWSGTLKEYEGQHEGRCDFERVKCEACQALILVSEKERHNERECEARTLNCKYCKVTFNFKEIKAHDEICQKFPMQCKDCGKKKIPREKFQEHIKSCAKSKSACQFSEIGCRAVVDNGKQQEHEQTSMTDHLRLMLAVLSSVRLRAEGAGEWQEDSGLGLYRGPEDASPAGAHAAGHHAGRGGSPGVQQKVTALENIVCVLNREVERSALTLEALSRQHRLDQEKIENLSNKLAESEQSLRELQFCTYDGVFIWKIADFSRRRQDAVGGRAPAMFSPAFYSSKYGYKMCLRLYLNGDGTGRGTHLSLFFVVMRGKYDALLKWPFSQKVTLMLLDQNNREHIIDAFRPDVSSTSFQRPISEMNIASGCPLFCPLAKLAGKSSYLRDDTIFIKAIVDLTGL
- the traf2b gene encoding TNF receptor-associated factor 2 isoform X3 codes for the protein MNNDFWNDKRMISTSSTVGKWKAMARSLPSSLDSTLPGISREVLSVSMEPKYQCQQCKEILRKPFQAQCGHRFCVFCFKQLTSSGPTPCEACRAEGIFEETTSMLNITVAFPDNAARREIDSLPAKCPNDGCSWSGTLKEYEGQHEGRCDFERVKCEACQALILVSEKERHNERECEARTLNCKYCKVTFNFKEIKAHDEICQKFPMQCKDCGKKKIPREKFQEHIKSCAKSKSACQFSEIGCRAVVDNGKQQEHEQTSMTDHLRLMLAVLSSVRLRAEGAGEWQEDSGLGLYRGPEDASPAGAHAAGHHAGRGGSPGVQQKVTALENIVCVLNREVERSALTLEALSRQHRLDQEKIENLSNKVRQLERTLTMRDLQLAESEQSLRELQFCTYDGVFIWKIADFSRRRQDAVGGRAPAMFSPAFYSSKYGYKMCLRLYLNGDGTGRGTHLSLFFVVMRGKYDALLKWPFSQKVTLMLLDQNNREHIIDAFRPDVSSTSFQRPISEMNIASGCPLFCPLAKLAGKSSYLRDDTIFIKAIVDLTGL
- the traf2b gene encoding TNF receptor-associated factor 2 isoform X1 — protein: MDNAACHRGVIYSVVSMMTHTRTGLTRSLTVRSNPQYLMISTSSTVGKWKAMARSLPSSLDSTLPGISREVLSVSMEPKYQCQQCKEILRKPFQAQCGHRFCVFCFKQLTSSGPTPCEACRAEGIFEETTSMLNITVAFPDNAARREIDSLPAKCPNDGCSWSGTLKEYEGQHEGRCDFERVKCEACQALILVSEKERHNERECEARTLNCKYCKVTFNFKEIKAHDEICQKFPMQCKDCGKKKIPREKFQEHIKSCAKSKSACQFSEIGCRAVVDNGKQQEHEQTSMTDHLRLMLAVLSSVRLRAEGAGEWQEDSGLGLYRGPEDASPAGAHAAGHHAGRGGSPGVQQKVTALENIVCVLNREVERSALTLEALSRQHRLDQEKIENLSNKVRQLERTLTMRDLQLAESEQSLRELQFCTYDGVFIWKIADFSRRRQDAVGGRAPAMFSPAFYSSKYGYKMCLRLYLNGDGTGRGTHLSLFFVVMRGKYDALLKWPFSQKVTLMLLDQNNREHIIDAFRPDVSSTSFQRPISEMNIASGCPLFCPLAKLAGKSSYLRDDTIFIKAIVDLTGL
- the traf2b gene encoding TNF receptor-associated factor 2 isoform X4, whose product is MISTSSTVGKWKAMARSLPSSLDSTLPGISREVLSVSMEPKYQCQQCKEILRKPFQAQCGHRFCVFCFKQLTSSGPTPCEACRAEGIFEETTSMLNITVAFPDNAARREIDSLPAKCPNDGCSWSGTLKEYEGQHEGRCDFERVKCEACQALILVSEKERHNERECEARTLNCKYCKVTFNFKEIKAHDEICQKFPMQCKDCGKKKIPREKFQEHIKSCAKSKSACQFSEIGCRAVVDNGKQQEHEQTSMTDHLRLMLAVLSSVRLRAEGAGEWQEDSGLGLYRGPEDASPAGAHAAGHHAGRGGSPGVQQKVTALENIVCVLNREVERSALTLEALSRQHRLDQEKIENLSNKVRQLERTLTMRDLQLAESEQSLRELQFCTYDGVFIWKIADFSRRRQDAVGGRAPAMFSPAFYSSKYGYKMCLRLYLNGDGTGRGTHLSLFFVVMRGKYDALLKWPFSQKVTLMLLDQNNREHIIDAFRPDVSSTSFQRPISEMNIASGCPLFCPLAKLAGKSSYLRDDTIFIKAIVDLTGL
- the traf2b gene encoding TNF receptor-associated factor 2 isoform X5; the protein is MLNITVAFPDNAARREIDSLPAKCPNDGCSWSGTLKEYEGQHEGRCDFERVKCEACQALILVSEKERHNERECEARTLNCKYCKVTFNFKEIKAHDEICQKFPMQCKDCGKKKIPREKFQEHIKSCAKSKSACQFSEIGCRAVVDNGKQQEHEQTSMTDHLRLMLAVLSSVRLRAEGAGEWQEDSGLGLYRGPEDASPAGAHAAGHHAGRGGSPGVQQKVTALENIVCVLNREVERSALTLEALSRQHRLDQEKIENLSNKVRQLERTLTMRDLQLAESEQSLRELQFCTYDGVFIWKIADFSRRRQDAVGGRAPAMFSPAFYSSKYGYKMCLRLYLNGDGTGRGTHLSLFFVVMRGKYDALLKWPFSQKVTLMLLDQNNREHIIDAFRPDVSSTSFQRPISEMNIASGCPLFCPLAKLAGKSSYLRDDTIFIKAIVDLTGL